A window of Actinobacillus suis ATCC 33415 contains these coding sequences:
- a CDS encoding S6 family peptidase, with the protein MQLIQSKFRKSKISILVLSTLASQGINAGVMRHDIDVQTYRDFAENRGVFQPGATNVPVYKTDGTLSGTVAHMPDFSATNDSDTGKMTSYNGGYSTVFNPSYGISVAHVPYTDNLTWARRFYIHNDGTLFNGSDKNENYYKLGETTKRAVDNETPGFDYKFTRYRSVVTEVAPTEMLSSSETKALLGKALGRGALLARAGGGVQVKAVDGSTAAAGCGEADGCYGWLSGGLNQILWHSIYGERMTYTLAITNAAKTALDIGTKGGDSGSPVYWWDEAKQKWWLIAANQAGGGGEGYAKDSYLRSAPEWTEKRIASYIDAPINTTSTTSSITWQKQDTTTGEGKLTVDGKEVTYHSLATVPEKATDAETQAIWAKSKDLIFGGQGGTINVTDGADINMGAGSLTFNQNFILGGNGRLNSAGYIVNKGATLTSTLTGQAGDTWRKIGEGTFRVQGSSNNEAELNIGDGTTYLERQNGYAASHIRLASGRGTVVLKDKNQLKITQDKDQTNTVGFAFGTRGGILDLNGTSPEWNDIYHLDTGATITNNNANKASTFSFAPHNGTRTFLGAFNDKNGGTLNVTYAPKTKNSEWRLKGNSEIKGNFNLTSGQIVLGNYYTPHAANYVDDTDFQSASFKAGKVEIADGTKFTVARKAKAEAAFNVQNNAILAVDTVVGSLDPKQPQQGLQEGAVLNGTVTLAQGAQLTSEVEKDFTTTINADVTGGTFTKYGKGTAALNGKNSFNQARIEEGQADVADIKSLGNTAGVWPMSEAGVLNAMGNTNKVSEILNVIANDTRGVLAFSGKLADYISAFNAKPNLYLGSTTTLELGETNKTLNNDQLRLGGAKGTVTVLGNLKQDASLAIGNAKQTGKVVIASHNPDFNGTVTVGNVELDTQFEDSLGRARISLGYAAMANANLMKNISQGNETEGVLLVNQKSDLTPLANYERVAIGVKEGEKVTLTKLDATKSGYRFGGEGELVLDTKLSGNQNLTVDGQGYWGGEITLTQANDFKGNITVQGHRDKAIGDITLNITHDAALGTGNTLNLLRNGLLKLNANTSVELGQNDASAAIKNTTDTVRKLELTTTSGEKVAPFGSFEHLTKTLSAALSGKLHLVKAGEGNLRLATNGSDLTNVDINQGMLSLEHAQAVGADTQITVNNDAILNTGAQSAGNVVLNTNGSRTSLLSTVKGIATLNSLTLAKNNQLIDFNDVAKTASAAKKERSFYVKNFDFNGNTLTLQNADLVLNSKVVDSSKTAGKLVLNAASASANSQAAGFFDAQGTLELTNGSVLDLRDYSNAKGTAKKEVILNNSSIGVSHWAWNGGGGASNFNNNITFIGNSSLRNSNGGFGTKVTFSGNLAGEKNAVTQIAGHIPIALTGDISKFYGKFSLAHKLLEIDGVDGQIVNAGFTQNTNARNHGFVHSQNKSLILAGDNRDFTGSINQTSASGKLTLRGAQAMPVLASELNAQAGEFIFDLAKDEQITLDPKRSGAGTFVKAGAGVLRFANTNNTFSGDYRVENGTLALANTATVANAKSISAQKDATLQLDFNSTEQVNFNLIGAGNLLKTGSAAATFKQDMSYTGLTTIDTGSLATKNLAGTLQVNPQGVFYMAQQAVEIAGNLVNKGLVYLNSQTGTSVEDRLRVGGNYVGERGSRLVFDTTLYDDNSATDKLMINGDAKGQSTLSVRNFNGKGALTPVGINLINIKGQSEAQFNLDQRYTAGAFEYVLLKQMQGSEANWLLTSVIPKQNGAGVIANKPMAATPLLQSKGTGVTADKPTAATPIVQSKGTGVTADKPTAATPVIQSKGTGVTADKSTAATPVIQSKGTGVTADKPTAATPVIQSKGTGVTVDKPIAATPVVQSKGSGVTVLKPTATASAAIQSKGLSVTADQTAMPIVQSKGTSVTADKQTATTPVIQSKGTSVTADKPTAATPATQAKGDSVTVAEKATAELPVMQPEPTQRILRSEVGAYLAQLDPKHKLNEFMENNNGQSVWLSAFGEQAKSNVEASQQLEVKSNSTGINIGANLFTARNWRTGVLLGAEKQTLSVDPTYTVYKSTGKSTVLNAGFFAQYAQDEGVQFSSSAVYHWDKHQVKSEGFRDDYHSKGISVNTALGYRFIMWDKQDFELGLMPKVMYNLESNRMAAHRDMHGNQLSSTGLSQEVGTGITLSVGTNNVTFSTSVDYYKPTEKAKLNINETAFTALSQPHAESHTRLQWQMIPNVSLQTDFKKRFGNERNREVSASLNYSF; encoded by the coding sequence ATGCAACTTATTCAATCTAAATTTAGGAAATCAAAAATTTCCATTTTGGTCTTATCTACACTTGCCTCTCAAGGCATAAATGCCGGCGTAATGCGCCATGATATTGATGTGCAAACTTATCGTGATTTTGCGGAAAACCGTGGTGTGTTCCAACCGGGGGCAACTAATGTTCCTGTATATAAAACGGACGGAACCCTTTCCGGTACGGTGGCACATATGCCCGATTTTAGTGCAACCAATGATAGCGATACCGGCAAAATGACTTCCTATAACGGCGGTTATTCTACCGTTTTCAATCCAAGCTACGGGATCTCTGTTGCTCACGTTCCTTATACGGATAATCTGACTTGGGCTCGCCGTTTTTATATTCATAATGACGGTACTTTATTTAATGGCTCCGATAAAAACGAAAATTACTATAAGTTAGGTGAAACGACAAAACGTGCAGTGGATAACGAGACGCCGGGGTTCGACTATAAATTTACCCGTTATCGTTCTGTGGTGACGGAAGTTGCCCCGACAGAAATGTTGTCAAGCAGTGAAACTAAAGCATTACTTGGAAAAGCATTAGGACGTGGTGCGCTATTGGCTCGTGCCGGTGGTGGGGTGCAAGTTAAAGCCGTTGACGGCTCTACCGCAGCTGCCGGTTGTGGTGAAGCGGACGGCTGTTACGGCTGGCTTTCAGGCGGTTTAAACCAAATTCTTTGGCATTCAATTTATGGCGAACGAATGACTTATACCTTGGCGATCACTAATGCTGCTAAAACAGCATTAGATATTGGTACTAAAGGTGGAGACAGTGGTAGTCCTGTTTATTGGTGGGATGAAGCAAAGCAAAAATGGTGGCTGATCGCTGCAAACCAAGCCGGTGGCGGTGGTGAGGGTTACGCAAAAGATTCTTATCTGCGCTCGGCACCGGAATGGACGGAAAAACGCATTGCAAGTTACATTGATGCACCGATTAACACCACAAGCACAACTTCATCTATTACTTGGCAAAAGCAAGATACGACAACGGGCGAGGGTAAATTAACCGTTGATGGTAAAGAAGTGACTTATCACAGTTTAGCAACAGTACCGGAAAAAGCGACCGATGCGGAAACACAAGCGATTTGGGCAAAAAGTAAAGATCTTATTTTTGGCGGCCAAGGCGGTACGATCAATGTGACTGACGGTGCTGATATTAATATGGGTGCCGGCTCGCTAACCTTTAATCAAAACTTTATCCTTGGCGGTAACGGGCGCTTAAACAGTGCCGGTTATATTGTAAATAAAGGTGCAACTCTCACCAGTACGTTGACTGGTCAAGCCGGTGATACGTGGCGAAAAATCGGTGAAGGTACGTTCCGTGTACAAGGCAGTAGCAATAATGAAGCGGAATTAAATATCGGTGACGGTACTACTTATCTTGAGCGCCAAAACGGTTATGCGGCAAGTCATATTCGTTTAGCTTCCGGACGTGGAACGGTGGTGTTAAAAGATAAGAACCAGTTAAAAATTACGCAAGATAAAGATCAAACGAATACGGTTGGATTTGCCTTTGGTACACGTGGTGGTATTTTAGATTTAAACGGGACTTCTCCGGAATGGAATGATATTTACCATTTGGATACCGGTGCGACCATTACCAATAATAATGCGAATAAAGCAAGCACCTTCAGCTTTGCGCCGCACAACGGCACGCGTACTTTCTTAGGTGCGTTTAACGATAAAAATGGTGGTACGCTAAATGTGACGTACGCACCGAAAACAAAAAATTCGGAATGGCGTTTAAAAGGTAATTCGGAGATTAAGGGCAATTTTAATCTAACAAGTGGTCAAATTGTGCTTGGAAATTACTATACACCGCACGCAGCAAATTATGTTGATGATACGGACTTTCAATCGGCTAGCTTTAAAGCTGGTAAAGTTGAGATAGCGGATGGCACGAAATTTACCGTTGCGCGCAAAGCGAAAGCGGAAGCTGCATTCAATGTACAAAACAATGCCATTTTAGCGGTAGATACCGTAGTTGGCAGTTTAGATCCTAAACAGCCACAACAAGGTTTACAAGAAGGTGCGGTACTAAACGGTACAGTAACTCTAGCTCAAGGCGCTCAACTGACGTCAGAAGTAGAGAAAGACTTTACCACCACAATTAACGCTGATGTTACTGGAGGTACTTTTACTAAATATGGCAAAGGTACAGCGGCATTAAACGGCAAAAATAGCTTTAATCAAGCACGTATTGAAGAAGGGCAAGCAGATGTTGCCGATATTAAAAGTTTAGGTAACACTGCAGGTGTTTGGCCAATGTCGGAAGCTGGTGTGCTAAATGCAATGGGCAATACTAATAAGGTCAGTGAGATTTTAAATGTGATTGCTAACGATACGCGGGGTGTATTGGCATTTTCGGGTAAGTTAGCCGATTACATTAGTGCCTTTAATGCGAAACCGAATTTATATTTAGGCTCAACAACCACTCTTGAACTCGGTGAAACTAATAAAACGCTCAACAATGATCAGCTTCGCTTAGGTGGTGCAAAGGGTACGGTAACGGTTTTAGGTAATCTGAAACAAGATGCATCATTGGCGATTGGTAATGCAAAACAAACAGGTAAAGTGGTTATTGCTTCGCACAACCCAGATTTTAACGGTACGGTAACGGTCGGTAATGTTGAGTTAGATACGCAATTCGAAGATTCATTAGGTCGCGCACGTATTTCATTAGGCTATGCCGCAATGGCAAATGCGAACCTGATGAAAAATATCAGCCAAGGTAATGAAACCGAAGGGGTATTGTTAGTTAATCAGAAGAGTGATTTAACTCCTTTAGCCAATTATGAGCGTGTAGCTATTGGTGTTAAAGAAGGAGAGAAAGTTACCCTCACGAAGCTGGATGCAACTAAAAGCGGTTATCGCTTTGGCGGTGAAGGTGAGTTAGTGTTAGATACAAAGCTCAGTGGCAATCAGAATCTGACTGTTGATGGGCAAGGCTATTGGGGCGGTGAAATTACTTTAACGCAAGCAAATGATTTTAAAGGCAATATTACCGTTCAAGGTCATCGTGATAAAGCGATAGGCGATATCACTTTAAATATCACTCATGATGCAGCATTAGGTACAGGCAATACATTAAATCTGTTAAGAAACGGTTTGCTTAAGTTAAATGCAAACACTAGCGTTGAGTTAGGGCAGAATGATGCTTCTGCGGCGATTAAAAATACGACAGATACTGTTCGTAAGCTAGAACTTACGACTACATCTGGTGAAAAAGTCGCACCATTCGGTTCGTTTGAACATCTTACTAAAACGCTTTCGGCGGCACTGAGCGGTAAGCTTCATTTAGTTAAAGCCGGAGAGGGCAATTTACGCCTAGCGACAAATGGATCGGATTTAACGAATGTGGATATTAACCAAGGAATGTTAAGCCTTGAGCACGCACAAGCGGTTGGAGCTGATACTCAGATTACGGTTAATAATGATGCGATCTTAAATACCGGTGCTCAATCTGCGGGTAATGTCGTATTGAATACGAATGGCTCTCGTACGTCATTGCTTTCAACTGTTAAGGGGATTGCAACATTAAATAGCTTAACGTTAGCTAAAAACAATCAGTTAATTGATTTCAATGATGTTGCAAAAACTGCAAGCGCAGCGAAAAAAGAACGCTCGTTCTATGTGAAAAATTTTGACTTTAACGGCAACACGCTTACGTTACAAAATGCGGATTTAGTCTTAAATAGCAAAGTCGTTGATAGTAGTAAAACCGCGGGTAAATTAGTATTAAATGCAGCAAGTGCCTCGGCAAATAGTCAAGCAGCCGGCTTCTTTGATGCTCAAGGTACACTTGAATTAACCAATGGTTCAGTATTGGATTTGCGTGATTATTCAAATGCAAAAGGTACGGCGAAGAAAGAGGTGATTTTAAATAATAGCTCAATCGGCGTATCTCACTGGGCATGGAACGGTGGTGGCGGAGCAAGTAATTTCAATAACAATATTACTTTCATTGGCAACAGCAGTTTACGTAATAGCAACGGTGGCTTTGGTACGAAGGTGACTTTCAGCGGCAATCTTGCCGGTGAGAAAAATGCGGTGACGCAAATTGCGGGGCATATTCCAATTGCATTAACCGGAGATATCAGTAAGTTCTACGGCAAATTTAGCTTAGCGCATAAGTTACTTGAAATTGATGGCGTAGACGGACAAATAGTGAATGCCGGCTTTACTCAAAATACCAATGCGAGAAATCATGGCTTTGTGCATTCGCAAAATAAATCATTGATTCTTGCCGGTGACAACAGAGATTTTACTGGTTCAATTAACCAAACATCGGCAAGCGGTAAGCTGACATTACGTGGCGCTCAAGCAATGCCTGTACTGGCTTCGGAATTGAATGCACAAGCGGGCGAATTTATTTTTGATCTTGCAAAAGATGAACAAATCACGCTTGACCCGAAACGTAGCGGAGCAGGTACATTCGTGAAAGCCGGTGCAGGAGTATTACGTTTTGCTAATACGAATAATACCTTCAGCGGTGATTATCGAGTGGAGAACGGCACATTAGCATTAGCGAATACAGCGACAGTTGCAAATGCAAAATCGATTTCGGCACAAAAAGACGCCACATTACAATTAGATTTCAATAGTACTGAGCAAGTTAATTTTAATTTGATTGGCGCCGGAAACCTATTAAAAACAGGTTCGGCGGCTGCGACATTTAAGCAAGATATGTCATACACCGGTTTAACGACGATTGATACAGGCTCGCTTGCAACCAAGAATCTTGCCGGAACATTACAAGTGAATCCGCAAGGCGTGTTTTATATGGCACAACAAGCGGTCGAAATTGCTGGAAATCTTGTAAATAAAGGCTTGGTTTATTTGAATAGCCAAACGGGTACGTCTGTTGAAGATAGATTACGTGTTGGTGGTAACTATGTGGGCGAACGAGGTAGCCGTCTAGTGTTTGATACCACATTATATGACGACAATTCGGCGACTGATAAATTAATGATTAACGGTGATGCTAAGGGGCAATCAACTCTCTCAGTACGTAATTTCAACGGGAAAGGGGCTTTGACGCCAGTTGGGATCAACTTAATTAATATTAAAGGTCAGTCTGAGGCGCAGTTTAATTTAGATCAGCGTTATACCGCCGGTGCATTTGAGTATGTTTTATTAAAACAAATGCAAGGCAGCGAGGCTAATTGGTTGTTAACCAGCGTGATCCCTAAACAGAACGGCGCAGGTGTAATAGCAAATAAACCAATGGCAGCAACTCCGCTTCTTCAGTCGAAAGGCACAGGGGTTACAGCAGATAAACCGACAGCGGCAACACCGATTGTTCAGTCGAAAGGCACAGGGGTTACAGCAGATAAGCCGACAGCGGCAACACCGGTTATTCAGTCGAAAGGCACAGGTGTTACGGCGGATAAATCGACAGCTGCAACACCGGTTATTCAGTCGAAAGGCACAGGGGTTACAGCAGATAAACCGACAGCAGCGACACCGGTTATTCAGTCGAAAGGCACAGGAGTTACAGTAGATAAACCGATAGCGGCAACACCGGTTGTTCAGTCTAAAGGTTCGGGAGTTACAGTGCTTAAACCAACGGCGACAGCTTCAGCCGCTATTCAATCAAAAGGTTTGAGCGTAACGGCAGATCAAACAGCAATGCCAATCGTTCAGTCGAAAGGCACAAGTGTCACAGCGGATAAGCAGACTGCCACCACTCCGGTTATTCAGTCGAAAGGTACGAGTGTTACAGCAGATAAACCGACAGCTGCAACACCGGCTACCCAAGCTAAAGGGGATAGCGTGACTGTAGCGGAAAAAGCTACGGCAGAATTGCCGGTTATGCAGCCGGAGCCGACACAACGTATTTTACGTTCCGAAGTTGGCGCATACTTAGCACAACTAGATCCTAAACATAAACTGAACGAGTTTATGGAGAATAATAACGGTCAAAGTGTTTGGTTGAGTGCTTTCGGTGAACAAGCAAAATCCAATGTTGAAGCAAGTCAACAACTTGAGGTGAAATCTAATTCAACAGGTATTAATATCGGTGCGAATCTATTTACTGCGCGAAATTGGCGTACCGGTGTGTTATTAGGGGCAGAGAAACAAACGTTATCGGTTGACCCAACTTATACCGTTTATAAATCGACCGGAAAATCTACCGTATTAAATGCTGGGTTTTTTGCACAATATGCTCAAGATGAAGGCGTTCAATTTAGTAGTAGTGCCGTTTATCATTGGGATAAGCACCAAGTGAAAAGTGAGGGATTCCGAGACGACTATCATAGTAAAGGTATTTCGGTAAATACCGCTTTGGGCTATCGTTTTATTATGTGGGATAAACAAGACTTTGAATTAGGGTTAATGCCAAAAGTTATGTATAACTTAGAGAGTAATCGTATGGCTGCTCATCGTGATATGCACGGAAATCAGTTGTCTTCAACAGGGCTTTCTCAAGAGGTAGGGACCGGTATCACGTTGAGTGTAGGGACAAATAATGTCACCTTTAGTACCAGTGTCGATTATTATAAGCCTACGGAAAAAGCGAAGTTGAACATCAATGAGACTGCGTTCACTGCTTTAAGTCAACCGCATGCGGAAAGTCATACTCGTTTACAATGGCAGATGATACCAAATGTCTCTCTACAAACAGACTTTAAGAAACGTTTCGGTAATGAGCGTAACCGTGAGGTATCGGCAAGTTTGAATTATAGTTTCTAA
- a CDS encoding MBL fold metallo-hydrolase: MKLKATLSALTLGLLVANSASAMEYQHVRNATAKINYAGTTFLVDPYLATKGAYEGFAGTVNFEKRNPLIDMKQSAEDVIKGVQAVIVTHTHDDHWDKAAQEKLPKDLPIFVQNADDAKIIRGQGFKDVRVVGNHTEFNGVKLTRVKGGQHGTDAMYANPMLAEMLGDAMGFVMEAKGEKTTYVVGDTIWNQSVDNAIADFKPEVIVMNTGDARMIEPKGGIIMSTEDVAKMRKVAPKADIITVHMDAVNHATVSTKDMREFVKAKGLKQVAVPTEGETLKY; the protein is encoded by the coding sequence TTAACATTAGGTTTATTAGTAGCAAACTCAGCATCAGCAATGGAATATCAACACGTTCGTAACGCAACAGCGAAAATCAATTACGCAGGCACAACATTCTTAGTTGATCCATATTTAGCAACGAAAGGTGCTTATGAAGGTTTTGCTGGCACAGTGAACTTTGAAAAACGTAATCCATTGATTGATATGAAACAATCAGCGGAAGATGTGATTAAAGGTGTGCAAGCGGTAATCGTTACTCATACTCACGATGATCACTGGGATAAAGCGGCACAAGAGAAATTACCAAAAGATTTACCGATTTTCGTACAAAATGCGGACGATGCAAAAATCATTCGTGGTCAAGGTTTTAAAGATGTGCGTGTAGTGGGCAACCACACTGAATTTAACGGCGTGAAATTAACACGTGTTAAAGGCGGTCAGCACGGTACAGACGCAATGTACGCAAACCCAATGTTAGCGGAAATGTTAGGTGATGCGATGGGCTTTGTGATGGAAGCAAAAGGCGAGAAAACTACTTATGTTGTGGGCGACACGATTTGGAATCAATCTGTGGACAATGCAATTGCAGATTTCAAACCTGAAGTGATCGTGATGAACACAGGCGATGCTCGTATGATCGAGCCAAAAGGTGGGATTATTATGAGTACCGAAGATGTAGCGAAAATGCGTAAAGTTGCACCAAAAGCAGACATCATCACTGTGCATATGGACGCTGTAAACCATGCAACGGTAAGCACTAAAGATATGCGTGAATTTGTGAAAGCAAAAGGCTTAAAACAAGTTGCAGTGCCAACTGAAGGCGAAACGCTTAAATACTAA